In Cercospora beticola chromosome 3, complete sequence, the following proteins share a genomic window:
- a CDS encoding uncharacterized protein (MEROPS:MER0017177), giving the protein MANYEEHEVSYADGQKKIFYLAAGPKDGPLLIFVHGWPAIAKTWKSQLDTFSALGFRVVAPDMPGYGRSTARKQKEDYALQQLNLGMVALLEDTGRDAAIWIGHDWGCGAVWSFAEHYPEKTLAAAGLAVPSHVIEKGLEEELKWVNRDFYPADKFPYGQWSYQKFYEESFDKATAFFDADAAAIIRALYAKGSPASLGKPGFTATVTADGGWFGGAEKPDPQMKQLPIERLCIDEETYKDLVEAMERTSFYGADAWYSNHEVNRKYFFDDAKNDGYLLMPTLFIGARYDTVCDTFTSPLAEPQRKYCKNLTEASIEAGHWVAQEKPQEVNSIITRWILQSVPDQWPGFWSRGYTVKSKV; this is encoded by the exons ATGGCCAACTACGAAGAGCACGAAGTCAGCTACGCTGACggccagaagaagatcttctacTTGGCCGCCGGCCCCAAAGATGGTCCATTACTGATCTTCGTTCATG GCTGGCCAGCAATCGCAAAGACATGGAAGTCTCAGCTCGACACCTTCTCCGCACTGGGCTTCAGAGTTGTAGCCCCGGATATGCCTG GCTATGGCCGATCGACAGCAAGGAAGCAGAAGGAAGACTACGCTTTGCAACAACTCAACCTGGGCATGGTCGCCCTGCTCGAAGATACCGGCCGAGATGCTGCAATCTGGATCGGGCACGATTGGGGTTGCGGTGCTGTTTGGAGTTTTGCAGAGCACTACCCGGAGAAGACACTGGCAGCAGCCGGTCTAGCAGTCCCATCACACGTCATCGAAAAGGGTCTCGAAGAGGAACTGAAATGGGTCAATCGCGACTTTTACCCTGCCGATAAATTCCCCTACGGACAGTGGTCGTACCAGAAATTCTACGAGGAAAGCTTCGACAAGGCAACTGCATTCTTTGatgcagatgctgcagccATCATCCGTGCCCTCTACGCAAAGGGCAGCCCTGCGAGTCTGGGCAAGCCTGGGTTCACTGCGACTGTCACTGCTGATGGTGGCTGGTTCGGAGGTGCTGAGAAGCCAGACCCACAAATGAAGCAGCTCCCAATTGAGCGCCTCTGCATCGACGAAGAGACCTACAAAGATCTCGTCGAAGCTATGGAGCGTACCTCGTTCTATGGAGCCGATGCTTGGTATTCAAATCACGAAGTCAATCGCAAGTACTTCTTCGACGATGCGAAGAACGACGGATACCTGCTGATGCCAACTCTGTTCATTGGAGCTCGTTACGATACTGTTTGCGATACATTTACGTCGCCACTTGCTGAGCCTCAGAGGAAGTACTGCAAGAACCTAACAGAAGCTTCAATTGAGGCTGGACATTGGGTTGCGCAAGAGAAGCCGCAGGAGGTGAACTCCATAATTACGAGGTGGATTTTGCAATCGGTTCCGGATCAGTGGCCTGGATTCTGGTCGCGTGGCTATACCGTCAAATCGAAGGTTTGA